Within the Egibacteraceae bacterium genome, the region GGCGATCGCGATCGTGATGGTGCTCGGCGAGATCGGCATCAACCTCGGCCCGCTGATCGCCGGTGCGGGCATCGTCGGTGTCGCCCTCGGGTTCGGCGCGCAGAGCCTGGTCAAGGACTTCCTGTCGGGCATCTTCATGCTGCTGGAGGACCAGTACGGCATCGGCGACATCGTCGACGTCGGGGAAGCGCAGGGCACCATCGAGGCCATCACCCTGCGCACCACACGCCTGCGCGATGTCGAGGGCACCGTCTGGCACATGCCCAACGGCCAGATCAACCGGGTCGGCAACATGAGCCAGCAATGGGCGCGCGCGCTGCTCGACGTGGGGGTGGCCTACGACACCGACGTGGCGCAGGCCAAACAGGTGATGAAGCGCGTGGCCGACGAGATGTGGCAGGACGAGGACTGGGGCGACCTGATCCTCGACGAGCCCGACGTCTGGGGCCTGCAGGACTTCGCCGCCGACCAGCTGACCATCCGCATCGTCATGAAGGCGGTGCCGGGCAAGCAGTGGGCGGTCAGCCGGGAGTATCGTGCCCGGCTGAAGACCGCGTTCGATGAAGAAGGCATCGAGATCCCGTTCCCCCAGCGCACCATCTGGATGCGCCACGAGGGGGACTACTCGGGCAACGACACCGACGAGCCGAGCGAGCCGGCGCCGGCACCCCAACCACCCCTGCGGTAACCGTCCGGAAACAGTGGGGTAATCGGTGTGTGACCCCCAGCGCCTAGATTGTGCACCGGACTGCGCGACACCCACCGTGACCATCGAAGGAGTCGAAGTTGGCCAGCTCAGCAGAGGACGTGCTCTCCCGCATCACTGACGAGGGGGTGGAGTTCGTCGACTTCCGGTTCTGTGACCTGCCTGGGCTGATGCAG harbors:
- a CDS encoding mechanosensitive ion channel family protein, translated to MSHLLLRIPALLAQAADNGPTPYVNNCIIARPLADEAEQATAVTQSYPIRNAVYDLTNHCGLAEFGGQLLPTALRMVVILLVAFAASRLLRRAIKGFMRRIKEEGLTRLEAVRGKGPLGATGPLDLARANMRTETIGGVLRSLATFTIWAIAIVMVLGEIGINLGPLIAGAGIVGVALGFGAQSLVKDFLSGIFMLLEDQYGIGDIVDVGEAQGTIEAITLRTTRLRDVEGTVWHMPNGQINRVGNMSQQWARALLDVGVAYDTDVAQAKQVMKRVADEMWQDEDWGDLILDEPDVWGLQDFAADQLTIRIVMKAVPGKQWAVSREYRARLKTAFDEEGIEIPFPQRTIWMRHEGDYSGNDTDEPSEPAPAPQPPLR